In Osmia bicornis bicornis chromosome 1, iOsmBic2.1, whole genome shotgun sequence, the following proteins share a genomic window:
- the LOC114870925 gene encoding serine/threonine-protein kinase tousled-like 2 isoform X5: MTDNCWNSGGGAGVKMEHFQAALDPRKQELLEARFLGARMSAGSQIQMAPQSTVNSGQSVHSQDSNMSTGSSHSDKEVDPNTPEKVPRTPSERKRKRKADDGGGGVTGGPIGSKGSRSVIALENKKINDYFPKHHLGNSPIRHGGAKSPSPQQGYPMYPPSPQQLLSPQVTTPNSSVAEFSSLMQPPRPHPQPPPPPPPASTQPAGSMVSKQVQTELTCQRIQEFETQASSDLELRNNKIDELNRTTDELRHQMANQQKVIEQHKSHINKCIDVVKKLLKEKSNIEKKEARQKCMQNRLRLGQFVTQRVGATFQENWTDGYAFQELARRQEEIATEREEIDKQKKLLLKKRPSNSETGRKRSQPQPSLHNGTEATFLKPDAVPGSYTWQEYYEADEILKLRQSALKKEDADLQLEMEKLERERNLHIRELKRIHNEDQSRFNSHPVLNERYLLLMLLGKGGFSEVHKAFDLKEQRYVACKVHQLNKDWKEDKKANYIKHALREYNIHKALDHPRVVKLYDVFEIDANSFCTVLEYCDGHDLDFYLKQHKTIPEREARSIVMQVVSALKYLNEIKPPVIHYDLKPGNILLTEGNVCGEIKITDFGLSKVMDEENYNPDHGMDLTSQGAGTYWYLPPECFVIGKNPPKISSKVDVWSVGVIFYQCLYGKKPFGHNQSQATILEENTILKATEVQFANKPTVSNEAKSFIRSCLAYRKEERIDVLTLARHEYLQPPVPKHGRQANNQQQQQQQQQIQQQQQTSFSIGMFSGMNASSSS; the protein is encoded by the exons ATGACTGATAATTGCTGGAATTCTGGTGGTG GCGCTGGCGTCAAGATGGAGCACTTTCAGGCCGCCCTGGACCCAAGGAAGCAGGAGTTATTGGAGGCTCGCTTTCTCGGAGCAAGG atgTCTGCTGGGTCACAAATTCAGATGGCACCTCAATCAACCGTAAACTCTGGTCAGTCGGTTCATAGTCAAGACTCGAACATGAGCACCG GCTCATCGCATAGTGATAAGGAGGTAGATCCAAATACTCCTGAGAAAGTACCAAGAACTCCTtcagaaaggaaaagaaaacgtAAAGCAGATGATGGAGGTGGTGGAGTAACTGGAGGACCTATAGGAAGCAAAGGGTCCAGATCGGTGATTGCTCTTGAGAATAAAAAGATCAATGATTATTTTCCAAAGCACCACTTAGGCAATAGTCCCATTAGGCATGGGGGCGCTAAGAGTCCCTCCCCTCAACAGGGGTATCCTAtg TATCCACCATCACCTCAACAACTCCTTTCACCGCAAGTAACAACACCCAATTCTTCGGTGGCCGAATTTTCTTCACTGATGCAGCCACCAAGACCTCATCCTCAacctccacctcctcctccaccaGCCTCTACACAACCTGCAGGCTCAATGGTCAGCAAGCAGGTGCAG ACAGAACTTACTTGCCAGAGGATACAGGAATTCGAAACCCAAGCCTCGTCGGATTTAGAATtacgaaataataaaattgatgaATTAAATAGA aCAACAGACGAACTTAGGCATCAAATGGCTAACCAGCAAAAAGTAATCGAGCAGCACAAATCCCATATAAATAAGTGTATAGATGTTGTAAAGAAATTactgaaagaaaaatcaaacatagaaaaaaaagaggctAGACAAAAATGTATGCAAAATAGACTAAGGTTGGGTCAATTTGTAACGCAAAGGGTGGGCGCGACGTTTCAAGAGAATTGGACGGACGGTTATGCGTTTCAAGAATTAGCAAGACGGCAAGAGGAGATAGCGACTGAACGTGAAGAAATTGATAAACAAAAAAAGCTTCTACTCAAAAAGAGGCCGTCGAACAGTGAAACTGGTAGAAAACGTAGTCAGCCTCAACCTTCGTTGCATAATGGCACGGAAGCTACATTCTTAAAGCCAGATGCAGTACCTGGATCTTATACGTGGCAAGAGTATTACGAAGCTGATGAAATACTCAag TTGAGACAAAGCGCGTTGAAAAAGGAGGATGCAGATTTACAACTGGAAATGGAAAAActcgaaagagaaaggaacTTACACATCAGAGAGCTGAAACGTATTCACAACGAGGACCAATCGAGATTTAATTCTCATCCTGTATTGAACGAACGTTACCTTCTACTAATGTTGTTAGGAAAAGGTGGTTTCAGTGAGGTGCATAag gCATTTGACTTAAAGGAGCAACGATACGTCGCTTGTAAAGTGCATCAACTAAATAAAGACTGGAAAGAGGATAAGAAAGCTAATTATATTAA GCATGCGTTACGAGAGTACAATATACATAAGGCTCTTGATCATCCTCGCGTTGTGAAATTGTATGATGTGTTTGAAATTGACGCCAACTCTTTTTGTACTGTCTTGGAATATTGTGATGGCCATGATTTAGATTTTTACCTCAAGCAG cATAAGACTATACCAGAAAGAGAAGCAAGATCTATTGTTATGCAAGTTGTATCTGCATTAAAGTACCTCAATGAAATAAAACCCCCAGTCATACATTATGATTTAAAACCAG gtaatatattattaaccGAAGGTAATGTTTGCGGAGAGATAAAAATTACAGATTTCGGATTAAGCAAAGTAATGGACGAAGAAAACTACAATCCAGACCATGGAATGGATTTAACATCTCAAGGAGCTGGTACCTATTG gTATCTACCGCCAGAGTGTTTTGTTATTGGTAAAAATCCTCCTAAAATATCGTCAAAAGTTGATGTATGGAGCGTGGGcgttatattttatcaatgtCTTTACGGCAAAAAG CCTTTTGGACATAATCAATCCCAGGCTACCATTTTAgaagaaaatacaattttgaaaGCCACTGAAGTTCAGTTCGCGAATAAACCAACAGTTAGCAACGAAGCAAAG AGTTTCATAAGAAGTTGCCTAGCATATAGGAAAGAAGAGCGCATAGATGTATTGACATTAGCTAGACACGAATATTTACAACCTCCAGTGCCAAAGCATGGCCGGCAAGCGAATAatcaacagcagcagcagcagcaacaacaaattcagcaacagcagcaaacgTCGTTTAGCATTGGCATGTTTAGTGGTATGAACGCGTCGAGCAGTTCGTAG
- the LOC114870925 gene encoding serine/threonine-protein kinase tousled-like 2 isoform X1, producing MTDNCWNSGGGAGVKMEHFQAALDPRKQELLEARFLGARMSAGSQIQMAPQSTVNSGQSVHSQDSNMSTGSSHSDKEVDPNTPEKVPRTPSERKRKRKADDGGGGVTGGPIGSKGSRSVIALENKKINDYFPKHHLGNSPIRHGGAKSPSPQQGYPMYPPSPQQLLSPQVTTPNSSVAEFSSLMQPPRPHPQPPPPPPPASTQPAGSMVSKQVQVRPTNLSRTSQVRQAKTNTPNTELTCQRIQEFETQASSDLELRNNKIDELNRTTDELRHQMANQQKVIEQHKSHINKCIDVVKKLLKEKSNIEKKEARQKCMQNRLRLGQFVTQRVGATFQENWTDGYAFQELARRQEEIATEREEIDKQKKLLLKKRPSNSETGRKRSQPQPSLHNGTEATFLKPDAVPGSYTWQEYYEADEILKLRQSALKKEDADLQLEMEKLERERNLHIRELKRIHNEDQSRFNSHPVLNERYLLLMLLGKGGFSEVHKAFDLKEQRYVACKVHQLNKDWKEDKKANYIKHALREYNIHKALDHPRVVKLYDVFEIDANSFCTVLEYCDGHDLDFYLKQHKTIPEREARSIVMQVVSALKYLNEIKPPVIHYDLKPGNILLTEGNVCGEIKITDFGLSKVMDEENYNPDHGMDLTSQGAGTYWYLPPECFVIGKNPPKISSKVDVWSVGVIFYQCLYGKKPFGHNQSQATILEENTILKATEVQFANKPTVSNEAKSFIRSCLAYRKEERIDVLTLARHEYLQPPVPKHGRQANNQQQQQQQQQIQQQQQTSFSIGMFSGMNASSSS from the exons ATGACTGATAATTGCTGGAATTCTGGTGGTG GCGCTGGCGTCAAGATGGAGCACTTTCAGGCCGCCCTGGACCCAAGGAAGCAGGAGTTATTGGAGGCTCGCTTTCTCGGAGCAAGG atgTCTGCTGGGTCACAAATTCAGATGGCACCTCAATCAACCGTAAACTCTGGTCAGTCGGTTCATAGTCAAGACTCGAACATGAGCACCG GCTCATCGCATAGTGATAAGGAGGTAGATCCAAATACTCCTGAGAAAGTACCAAGAACTCCTtcagaaaggaaaagaaaacgtAAAGCAGATGATGGAGGTGGTGGAGTAACTGGAGGACCTATAGGAAGCAAAGGGTCCAGATCGGTGATTGCTCTTGAGAATAAAAAGATCAATGATTATTTTCCAAAGCACCACTTAGGCAATAGTCCCATTAGGCATGGGGGCGCTAAGAGTCCCTCCCCTCAACAGGGGTATCCTAtg TATCCACCATCACCTCAACAACTCCTTTCACCGCAAGTAACAACACCCAATTCTTCGGTGGCCGAATTTTCTTCACTGATGCAGCCACCAAGACCTCATCCTCAacctccacctcctcctccaccaGCCTCTACACAACCTGCAGGCTCAATGGTCAGCAAGCAGGTGCAGGTAAGGCCTACCAACCTCAGTAGGACAAGCCAGGTCAGGCAAGCGAAGACTAACACCCCAAAT ACAGAACTTACTTGCCAGAGGATACAGGAATTCGAAACCCAAGCCTCGTCGGATTTAGAATtacgaaataataaaattgatgaATTAAATAGA aCAACAGACGAACTTAGGCATCAAATGGCTAACCAGCAAAAAGTAATCGAGCAGCACAAATCCCATATAAATAAGTGTATAGATGTTGTAAAGAAATTactgaaagaaaaatcaaacatagaaaaaaaagaggctAGACAAAAATGTATGCAAAATAGACTAAGGTTGGGTCAATTTGTAACGCAAAGGGTGGGCGCGACGTTTCAAGAGAATTGGACGGACGGTTATGCGTTTCAAGAATTAGCAAGACGGCAAGAGGAGATAGCGACTGAACGTGAAGAAATTGATAAACAAAAAAAGCTTCTACTCAAAAAGAGGCCGTCGAACAGTGAAACTGGTAGAAAACGTAGTCAGCCTCAACCTTCGTTGCATAATGGCACGGAAGCTACATTCTTAAAGCCAGATGCAGTACCTGGATCTTATACGTGGCAAGAGTATTACGAAGCTGATGAAATACTCAag TTGAGACAAAGCGCGTTGAAAAAGGAGGATGCAGATTTACAACTGGAAATGGAAAAActcgaaagagaaaggaacTTACACATCAGAGAGCTGAAACGTATTCACAACGAGGACCAATCGAGATTTAATTCTCATCCTGTATTGAACGAACGTTACCTTCTACTAATGTTGTTAGGAAAAGGTGGTTTCAGTGAGGTGCATAag gCATTTGACTTAAAGGAGCAACGATACGTCGCTTGTAAAGTGCATCAACTAAATAAAGACTGGAAAGAGGATAAGAAAGCTAATTATATTAA GCATGCGTTACGAGAGTACAATATACATAAGGCTCTTGATCATCCTCGCGTTGTGAAATTGTATGATGTGTTTGAAATTGACGCCAACTCTTTTTGTACTGTCTTGGAATATTGTGATGGCCATGATTTAGATTTTTACCTCAAGCAG cATAAGACTATACCAGAAAGAGAAGCAAGATCTATTGTTATGCAAGTTGTATCTGCATTAAAGTACCTCAATGAAATAAAACCCCCAGTCATACATTATGATTTAAAACCAG gtaatatattattaaccGAAGGTAATGTTTGCGGAGAGATAAAAATTACAGATTTCGGATTAAGCAAAGTAATGGACGAAGAAAACTACAATCCAGACCATGGAATGGATTTAACATCTCAAGGAGCTGGTACCTATTG gTATCTACCGCCAGAGTGTTTTGTTATTGGTAAAAATCCTCCTAAAATATCGTCAAAAGTTGATGTATGGAGCGTGGGcgttatattttatcaatgtCTTTACGGCAAAAAG CCTTTTGGACATAATCAATCCCAGGCTACCATTTTAgaagaaaatacaattttgaaaGCCACTGAAGTTCAGTTCGCGAATAAACCAACAGTTAGCAACGAAGCAAAG AGTTTCATAAGAAGTTGCCTAGCATATAGGAAAGAAGAGCGCATAGATGTATTGACATTAGCTAGACACGAATATTTACAACCTCCAGTGCCAAAGCATGGCCGGCAAGCGAATAatcaacagcagcagcagcagcaacaacaaattcagcaacagcagcaaacgTCGTTTAGCATTGGCATGTTTAGTGGTATGAACGCGTCGAGCAGTTCGTAG
- the LOC114870925 gene encoding serine/threonine-protein kinase tousled-like 2 isoform X2, whose protein sequence is MMKSGVEKYVCAGVKMEHFQAALDPRKQELLEARFLGARMSAGSQIQMAPQSTVNSGQSVHSQDSNMSTGSSHSDKEVDPNTPEKVPRTPSERKRKRKADDGGGGVTGGPIGSKGSRSVIALENKKINDYFPKHHLGNSPIRHGGAKSPSPQQGYPMYPPSPQQLLSPQVTTPNSSVAEFSSLMQPPRPHPQPPPPPPPASTQPAGSMVSKQVQVRPTNLSRTSQVRQAKTNTPNTELTCQRIQEFETQASSDLELRNNKIDELNRTTDELRHQMANQQKVIEQHKSHINKCIDVVKKLLKEKSNIEKKEARQKCMQNRLRLGQFVTQRVGATFQENWTDGYAFQELARRQEEIATEREEIDKQKKLLLKKRPSNSETGRKRSQPQPSLHNGTEATFLKPDAVPGSYTWQEYYEADEILKLRQSALKKEDADLQLEMEKLERERNLHIRELKRIHNEDQSRFNSHPVLNERYLLLMLLGKGGFSEVHKAFDLKEQRYVACKVHQLNKDWKEDKKANYIKHALREYNIHKALDHPRVVKLYDVFEIDANSFCTVLEYCDGHDLDFYLKQHKTIPEREARSIVMQVVSALKYLNEIKPPVIHYDLKPGNILLTEGNVCGEIKITDFGLSKVMDEENYNPDHGMDLTSQGAGTYWYLPPECFVIGKNPPKISSKVDVWSVGVIFYQCLYGKKPFGHNQSQATILEENTILKATEVQFANKPTVSNEAKSFIRSCLAYRKEERIDVLTLARHEYLQPPVPKHGRQANNQQQQQQQQQIQQQQQTSFSIGMFSGMNASSSS, encoded by the exons ATGATGAAATCCGGTGTAGAAaagtatgtat GCGCTGGCGTCAAGATGGAGCACTTTCAGGCCGCCCTGGACCCAAGGAAGCAGGAGTTATTGGAGGCTCGCTTTCTCGGAGCAAGG atgTCTGCTGGGTCACAAATTCAGATGGCACCTCAATCAACCGTAAACTCTGGTCAGTCGGTTCATAGTCAAGACTCGAACATGAGCACCG GCTCATCGCATAGTGATAAGGAGGTAGATCCAAATACTCCTGAGAAAGTACCAAGAACTCCTtcagaaaggaaaagaaaacgtAAAGCAGATGATGGAGGTGGTGGAGTAACTGGAGGACCTATAGGAAGCAAAGGGTCCAGATCGGTGATTGCTCTTGAGAATAAAAAGATCAATGATTATTTTCCAAAGCACCACTTAGGCAATAGTCCCATTAGGCATGGGGGCGCTAAGAGTCCCTCCCCTCAACAGGGGTATCCTAtg TATCCACCATCACCTCAACAACTCCTTTCACCGCAAGTAACAACACCCAATTCTTCGGTGGCCGAATTTTCTTCACTGATGCAGCCACCAAGACCTCATCCTCAacctccacctcctcctccaccaGCCTCTACACAACCTGCAGGCTCAATGGTCAGCAAGCAGGTGCAGGTAAGGCCTACCAACCTCAGTAGGACAAGCCAGGTCAGGCAAGCGAAGACTAACACCCCAAAT ACAGAACTTACTTGCCAGAGGATACAGGAATTCGAAACCCAAGCCTCGTCGGATTTAGAATtacgaaataataaaattgatgaATTAAATAGA aCAACAGACGAACTTAGGCATCAAATGGCTAACCAGCAAAAAGTAATCGAGCAGCACAAATCCCATATAAATAAGTGTATAGATGTTGTAAAGAAATTactgaaagaaaaatcaaacatagaaaaaaaagaggctAGACAAAAATGTATGCAAAATAGACTAAGGTTGGGTCAATTTGTAACGCAAAGGGTGGGCGCGACGTTTCAAGAGAATTGGACGGACGGTTATGCGTTTCAAGAATTAGCAAGACGGCAAGAGGAGATAGCGACTGAACGTGAAGAAATTGATAAACAAAAAAAGCTTCTACTCAAAAAGAGGCCGTCGAACAGTGAAACTGGTAGAAAACGTAGTCAGCCTCAACCTTCGTTGCATAATGGCACGGAAGCTACATTCTTAAAGCCAGATGCAGTACCTGGATCTTATACGTGGCAAGAGTATTACGAAGCTGATGAAATACTCAag TTGAGACAAAGCGCGTTGAAAAAGGAGGATGCAGATTTACAACTGGAAATGGAAAAActcgaaagagaaaggaacTTACACATCAGAGAGCTGAAACGTATTCACAACGAGGACCAATCGAGATTTAATTCTCATCCTGTATTGAACGAACGTTACCTTCTACTAATGTTGTTAGGAAAAGGTGGTTTCAGTGAGGTGCATAag gCATTTGACTTAAAGGAGCAACGATACGTCGCTTGTAAAGTGCATCAACTAAATAAAGACTGGAAAGAGGATAAGAAAGCTAATTATATTAA GCATGCGTTACGAGAGTACAATATACATAAGGCTCTTGATCATCCTCGCGTTGTGAAATTGTATGATGTGTTTGAAATTGACGCCAACTCTTTTTGTACTGTCTTGGAATATTGTGATGGCCATGATTTAGATTTTTACCTCAAGCAG cATAAGACTATACCAGAAAGAGAAGCAAGATCTATTGTTATGCAAGTTGTATCTGCATTAAAGTACCTCAATGAAATAAAACCCCCAGTCATACATTATGATTTAAAACCAG gtaatatattattaaccGAAGGTAATGTTTGCGGAGAGATAAAAATTACAGATTTCGGATTAAGCAAAGTAATGGACGAAGAAAACTACAATCCAGACCATGGAATGGATTTAACATCTCAAGGAGCTGGTACCTATTG gTATCTACCGCCAGAGTGTTTTGTTATTGGTAAAAATCCTCCTAAAATATCGTCAAAAGTTGATGTATGGAGCGTGGGcgttatattttatcaatgtCTTTACGGCAAAAAG CCTTTTGGACATAATCAATCCCAGGCTACCATTTTAgaagaaaatacaattttgaaaGCCACTGAAGTTCAGTTCGCGAATAAACCAACAGTTAGCAACGAAGCAAAG AGTTTCATAAGAAGTTGCCTAGCATATAGGAAAGAAGAGCGCATAGATGTATTGACATTAGCTAGACACGAATATTTACAACCTCCAGTGCCAAAGCATGGCCGGCAAGCGAATAatcaacagcagcagcagcagcaacaacaaattcagcaacagcagcaaacgTCGTTTAGCATTGGCATGTTTAGTGGTATGAACGCGTCGAGCAGTTCGTAG
- the LOC114870925 gene encoding serine/threonine-protein kinase tousled-like 2 isoform X3, with amino-acid sequence MTDNCWNSGGDLYVLKLPESEYDEIRCRKMSAGSQIQMAPQSTVNSGQSVHSQDSNMSTGSSHSDKEVDPNTPEKVPRTPSERKRKRKADDGGGGVTGGPIGSKGSRSVIALENKKINDYFPKHHLGNSPIRHGGAKSPSPQQGYPMYPPSPQQLLSPQVTTPNSSVAEFSSLMQPPRPHPQPPPPPPPASTQPAGSMVSKQVQVRPTNLSRTSQVRQAKTNTPNTELTCQRIQEFETQASSDLELRNNKIDELNRTTDELRHQMANQQKVIEQHKSHINKCIDVVKKLLKEKSNIEKKEARQKCMQNRLRLGQFVTQRVGATFQENWTDGYAFQELARRQEEIATEREEIDKQKKLLLKKRPSNSETGRKRSQPQPSLHNGTEATFLKPDAVPGSYTWQEYYEADEILKLRQSALKKEDADLQLEMEKLERERNLHIRELKRIHNEDQSRFNSHPVLNERYLLLMLLGKGGFSEVHKAFDLKEQRYVACKVHQLNKDWKEDKKANYIKHALREYNIHKALDHPRVVKLYDVFEIDANSFCTVLEYCDGHDLDFYLKQHKTIPEREARSIVMQVVSALKYLNEIKPPVIHYDLKPGNILLTEGNVCGEIKITDFGLSKVMDEENYNPDHGMDLTSQGAGTYWYLPPECFVIGKNPPKISSKVDVWSVGVIFYQCLYGKKPFGHNQSQATILEENTILKATEVQFANKPTVSNEAKSFIRSCLAYRKEERIDVLTLARHEYLQPPVPKHGRQANNQQQQQQQQQIQQQQQTSFSIGMFSGMNASSSS; translated from the exons ATGACTGATAATTGCTGGAATTCTGGTGGTG ATCTTTACGTTTTGAAGTTGCCCGAGTCCGAATATGATGAAATCCGGTGTAGAAaa atgTCTGCTGGGTCACAAATTCAGATGGCACCTCAATCAACCGTAAACTCTGGTCAGTCGGTTCATAGTCAAGACTCGAACATGAGCACCG GCTCATCGCATAGTGATAAGGAGGTAGATCCAAATACTCCTGAGAAAGTACCAAGAACTCCTtcagaaaggaaaagaaaacgtAAAGCAGATGATGGAGGTGGTGGAGTAACTGGAGGACCTATAGGAAGCAAAGGGTCCAGATCGGTGATTGCTCTTGAGAATAAAAAGATCAATGATTATTTTCCAAAGCACCACTTAGGCAATAGTCCCATTAGGCATGGGGGCGCTAAGAGTCCCTCCCCTCAACAGGGGTATCCTAtg TATCCACCATCACCTCAACAACTCCTTTCACCGCAAGTAACAACACCCAATTCTTCGGTGGCCGAATTTTCTTCACTGATGCAGCCACCAAGACCTCATCCTCAacctccacctcctcctccaccaGCCTCTACACAACCTGCAGGCTCAATGGTCAGCAAGCAGGTGCAGGTAAGGCCTACCAACCTCAGTAGGACAAGCCAGGTCAGGCAAGCGAAGACTAACACCCCAAAT ACAGAACTTACTTGCCAGAGGATACAGGAATTCGAAACCCAAGCCTCGTCGGATTTAGAATtacgaaataataaaattgatgaATTAAATAGA aCAACAGACGAACTTAGGCATCAAATGGCTAACCAGCAAAAAGTAATCGAGCAGCACAAATCCCATATAAATAAGTGTATAGATGTTGTAAAGAAATTactgaaagaaaaatcaaacatagaaaaaaaagaggctAGACAAAAATGTATGCAAAATAGACTAAGGTTGGGTCAATTTGTAACGCAAAGGGTGGGCGCGACGTTTCAAGAGAATTGGACGGACGGTTATGCGTTTCAAGAATTAGCAAGACGGCAAGAGGAGATAGCGACTGAACGTGAAGAAATTGATAAACAAAAAAAGCTTCTACTCAAAAAGAGGCCGTCGAACAGTGAAACTGGTAGAAAACGTAGTCAGCCTCAACCTTCGTTGCATAATGGCACGGAAGCTACATTCTTAAAGCCAGATGCAGTACCTGGATCTTATACGTGGCAAGAGTATTACGAAGCTGATGAAATACTCAag TTGAGACAAAGCGCGTTGAAAAAGGAGGATGCAGATTTACAACTGGAAATGGAAAAActcgaaagagaaaggaacTTACACATCAGAGAGCTGAAACGTATTCACAACGAGGACCAATCGAGATTTAATTCTCATCCTGTATTGAACGAACGTTACCTTCTACTAATGTTGTTAGGAAAAGGTGGTTTCAGTGAGGTGCATAag gCATTTGACTTAAAGGAGCAACGATACGTCGCTTGTAAAGTGCATCAACTAAATAAAGACTGGAAAGAGGATAAGAAAGCTAATTATATTAA GCATGCGTTACGAGAGTACAATATACATAAGGCTCTTGATCATCCTCGCGTTGTGAAATTGTATGATGTGTTTGAAATTGACGCCAACTCTTTTTGTACTGTCTTGGAATATTGTGATGGCCATGATTTAGATTTTTACCTCAAGCAG cATAAGACTATACCAGAAAGAGAAGCAAGATCTATTGTTATGCAAGTTGTATCTGCATTAAAGTACCTCAATGAAATAAAACCCCCAGTCATACATTATGATTTAAAACCAG gtaatatattattaaccGAAGGTAATGTTTGCGGAGAGATAAAAATTACAGATTTCGGATTAAGCAAAGTAATGGACGAAGAAAACTACAATCCAGACCATGGAATGGATTTAACATCTCAAGGAGCTGGTACCTATTG gTATCTACCGCCAGAGTGTTTTGTTATTGGTAAAAATCCTCCTAAAATATCGTCAAAAGTTGATGTATGGAGCGTGGGcgttatattttatcaatgtCTTTACGGCAAAAAG CCTTTTGGACATAATCAATCCCAGGCTACCATTTTAgaagaaaatacaattttgaaaGCCACTGAAGTTCAGTTCGCGAATAAACCAACAGTTAGCAACGAAGCAAAG AGTTTCATAAGAAGTTGCCTAGCATATAGGAAAGAAGAGCGCATAGATGTATTGACATTAGCTAGACACGAATATTTACAACCTCCAGTGCCAAAGCATGGCCGGCAAGCGAATAatcaacagcagcagcagcagcaacaacaaattcagcaacagcagcaaacgTCGTTTAGCATTGGCATGTTTAGTGGTATGAACGCGTCGAGCAGTTCGTAG